One Lycium barbarum isolate Lr01 chromosome 5, ASM1917538v2, whole genome shotgun sequence genomic window carries:
- the LOC132639791 gene encoding uncharacterized protein LOC132639791 → MEVLTKGITDYNNGQSATKKEEWQISKAKRNKKKKMAQKKNIVIFKAVAPTYSIKKYKRTTQNINKNECPERDKEKGDNETDNTIVDVRDAIQEDDNMEPEEEVQNEQEGQKENCSSTEERTAAQDGNNDIQDQQHQTDDSAEDVEDTGQLDTGDTNVQTEKEPNNKQQQQKKEDINNANDSSKEHQGNQQKETNRRKVDHLKDKGEQKQVKNPAVPKRPKG, encoded by the exons ATGGAGGTTTTGACAAAAGGAATAACTGATTACAATAACGGACAAAGTGCAACAAAAAAGGAGGAATGGCAAATAAGCAAGGCCAAGAGaaacaagaagaagaaaatggCACAGAAAAAGAATATTGTGATATTCAAAGCAGTGGCACCTACTTACAGTATCAAAAAATATAAAAGGACCACTCAGAATATCAACAAGAATGAATGCCCTGAAAGAGATAAAGAGAAGGGTGACAATGAGACAGATAATACTATTGTAGATGTCAGAGATGCTATACAAGAGGATGATAATATGGAACCTGAAGAAGAAGTGCAAAATGAACAAGAAGGACAGAAAGAAAATTGCTCCAGCACAGAGGAAAGAACTGCAGCACAAGATGGTAACAATGATATTCAAGACCAGCAGCACCAAACGGATGACAGTGCTGAAGAT GTTGAGGATACTGGACAACTGGACACTGGAGATACTAATGTACAGACTGAGAAAGAAccaaacaacaaacaacaacaacaaaagaaGGAGGACATAAACAACGCCAATGATAGCAGTAAAGAGCACCAAGGAAATCAGCAGAAAGAAACCAATAGAAGAAAGGTTGATCATCTAAAAGACAAAGGAGAACAAAAACAAGTTAAAAACCCAGCTGTTCCAAAAAGACCAAAGGGTTAG